TTGACTTAATGTGTCATGTTGTGTGCGTTGGAGCATAAGTctttatattaaaagtaaaacACATGAAAATGTTAATTCTAAATATTTGAGTAAATTGCACTTTGATCCGTAATATTTTCgcaatgttttatttttgtccATGATATAAAACACTCAATATTTTTGGTACGAGAGTAGCAAACTTATTAACTATTAGTTTTGACACTTAACCCCAACCAAATAACTAAAGAGTAGTTCGAAACTGAAGAGAAGGCTAAGCAttcataaaatcaatttttttNGTTCATCATCTTTTGGAAAATTACTTGGAACTGGAACTGGACAGTCATCCTCGGCATAGTGCATTTGAGGTTTCATTTTGAACTGAAACAAGAGATATCCCCAggttttaagaaataaagggAATTCCAAAATAGTTCCtttaattttgcttttatttacatattttgGACCAACAAACACaaatataattcaaaaaacCATGAAGATAATACCATCGACACTTCACCCTTCAACATTGACGGAATTCCTTCCAACAACCCCAATATCATTTTGCTCTTGCCCAATACATCTCTTACCGGAATACCTTTCCCTGTTACATAAACAAATGTCAATTCAATCTGAAAAAGCATATACCATTAGACAGTTTAACCGTACACAATCCTTTACTTGAGGCTTACTTATTAAACTTAACATTCCACCATTCACCAGAAGGCCAAGTATACATAATTTTCACTCACCCTAACAAATCAATCAAAAGTTAAATCTACTCAAATTCTTACGGTATATTCACCTCCATTTTCTGATC
The genomic region above belongs to Theobroma cacao cultivar B97-61/B2 unplaced genomic scaffold, Criollo_cocoa_genome_V2, whole genome shotgun sequence and contains:
- the LOC108663938 gene encoding peptidyl-prolyl cis-trans isomerase PASTICCINO1-like, encoding MAVEEDAEQSYLPQKKKSESDEDKRRKKIIPGSLMKALMRPGGGESNPSDGDQVIYHCIVRTLDGVVIQSTRSENGGKGIPVRDVLGKSKMILGLLEGIPSMLKGEVSMFKMKPQMHYAEDDCPVPVPSNFPKDDEXKKLIL